AGCGTCCCGCCGAGGCGCGGGTTGTTGAGCGTCCCCGTGGCATTGGCGGTGACAGCCAACGGTCCTGTGAGGTCGAACGTATCGACCCCCGATAGCCGCCACAACGCCTCCGCGTTGCCATCATAGGCGAGCGTCGCGTTGAGCCTGCCGCGCATGATCCGGCCTGCCAGGTCGCTGCCCCCGCCAAGGCCGGTGATGCGCGCGTCGAGCCGTCCGAGCCTGCGCCCGTCCTCGGCCAGCCTAGCGCCCGCCGTAAGCCGGTCCGGGCCAAGATCGACCACGGTCAGCACGTCGATCGGGCGCGAGGACAGCAGGATCCCGGCGCGGCTGAAATCGTCGATCTTGAGCCGCGCGCTACCCGTCGGCGGACCGTCACCGGCCTGACGATAGGTGACAATGCCCGAAAGCCGCCCGCCGAACCCTAGGTCGCTCACCGCGAGATCGGCGAGCCGCAACGGCATCTCGGCAATGCGGGCCTCGATCGCCGTGGTCGGCCCGCCCAGCGTGCCTTCGAAAATCGCGAAGCCGCGCGCAAACCCGATTTGGGTCGGGGCCAGGCGATAGCCGCCCGCTTCGAGCGGCGTGAGCACCGCGCGGCGCGGCATGGTTATCGACCGCCCGGCGAATTCGCCGCGCGCGAGCAGCGCGATCCGCTCGGGTGCGATATCGCCATCGAACTTGAGCGCAAAGCGATCGCTGCGCCGCCCGGCAATCGAGCCGAGCACCGACCCACGCCCGTCCTCGATCGCCGCCTTGGCCGCGAAGCTGGCGATGCTGAGCGATCCGTAGTCGAGCCCGGTTCCGTCGATATCGGCGAACACCTGGCTGCGTCCGCTGCCGAACCGGCCGCGCGCGAAAATGTCTGCCTTGGCGAGGCTGAGCGGTGTCGGCCCCTCGAACCGGGCGTTGCGCGCGGTGGCGGTCAGTTCGAAACCTTGTGCGCCCGCCGAAGACGGGGCAAGCGCGAGCCGGCCATCCAGTCCGCCCCCCGCCAGCGCGAGGTCGCCCGAGATACCCGCTTCGCCCAGCGTCAGAGCGCCGCTCACGCTGGTGCGGAACACATCGAGCCTGGCGATATCGATCCGGGTCGGCGCGTCGCTTGGCAAGACGAGGCCGAGGGCACCCTCGAACGGGCCGAGCAGCGAACCGCCCGCCACGTCGAGCGCGAACCCGTCGTCGCTGGGAGCGATGGCGATCCGCACGTCGCTCAGCCCGGCGGCGGGCAGCGGATCGGCCAGCACCAGGACGGCGCGCGGACCGCTTCCTTCGATCGTCGCATCGATCGTGAACGGCCCGTATTCGCTATGCCTACCGCGCCCGGCAAGGGTCGTCACCTCGCCGCGAATCTGGCTGTCGAGCGTTGCCTGGAGGCGCTCGCTGTCGAGCGAAACGTCGCGCAGCACGATCGGCTGATCGCCGCCCATTCCGAACGCTCCGCGAAAGCGCAACTGCTGGCCCGCTACGTTGGCCACGGTGGCGTTGGTCACGTCGCTCAGCCGCCCGGCGACATTGGCGCGCAGGGTCCAGGGGATATCGCTGCCGAACTTGGCAAGCAGCTTGGCGTTGCCGGTCGCCCGCCCGATCCCTTCGAGCGCCAGCCCGCGCGCCTCGATCGGCCCGGCAACCGCATAGACCCCGGTGCCCGTGTCGCCGCGCAGCGTGAGACGCGCATCGAGGCCGGGGAACGACACGCGCGCGCCGTCGACGGTCAGCTTGCCATCGGCGAGGTTGAGCGTTCCGTCTAGCGTGCCGCGCTCGAGCTGCGCATCGACCAGTTCGACCCCGGTCGAGACCCGCGACGTCTCCGCATCGAGCGGCAGCGTCAGGACACCTTCGCGAAAGGTCGCGGTGCCGCGCTGCGATAGGTCATCGACGGTGATGGTGCCGATCGCGAGTTGCGACGTGGTCAGGCGATGCGGGATAGTGAGATCGCGGAACAACCCGTCGAGCTCGGCCTCGATCCGCGCATTCGCGAGCGCGATCCCCCCGCCCAGCAGATCGGGGTCGCGCAACCGCAGCACCGTCTCGAACGCGTCGAAGCGGTTGCCGGCGAGGTCGATCGCGCCCCGCCCGCGGGCGGCCAACGTATCGGAGATCGCCACGAGCTGCCCTTCGAATACGCTTTCCTCGAGCGTGCCCTGCGCCACCAGCGACAGCGCGTCGCCCACGGCGCGCCTGGTGAGCCCGTCCTGGTCGATGCGCGGGGAGACCTGACCGAGCAGGCCATAGGTCCCGGCGCGGTTGGTCAGGCGGAATCCCGCCACCCGCTCGCCATTGATGCTGCGCGTTCCCGGTGCGTAGCGCGTCACCAGGGCATGACCGAGCCAGCGCGACCAGGTGCCGTCGCCCTCGATCTGCGCGCGATATCCCATGTCCAGCCCGGTGAGCCCGGCGATAACGCCGCCGGCCGGGGCATTGTAATCGAGCGCGAGGTCGAACCGGTCGCCGTCGGGCTCGGCATCGAGCAGCAGGCTGACGGTGTCCCGGCTCCCGAGCTCGCCATCGGCTTCGATCAGCGCGCGTCCCGAGCGGATATCGATCCGCGCCCCGAGATTGACCCGCTGCGCGCCCTCGGTCGCGACCCCTGAGGCGATGGTCAGGTCCTCGATCGCCAGACGGTCCACGCGGATGTCGAAATCGGGCAGCAGCGGCGCGTCGGGATCGCCCGGCAGCAATTCGGGCAAACGCGACAACCGGCCACGCCGCACGCTCAGCTCGCGGATATCGAGCCCGCTCCACAGCCACGCGAGCGGACGCCAGTCGAGCGCGACTTCGGGGATGGTGAGAAATTCGCCCTTGGGGTCGCGCAGGATCACATCGTACAGCACTGCCGTCCCGTAGATATCGCCCTCGATCCGACCGACTTCGAACCGCAGGCCCGAAGCGGGCGCGACCTGGGCGATCTGGTCGGCGACGAAGCGCTTGCCGATCGGCGAACTCAGGAACCCAGCGACCAGCACGATCGGAAGCAGCACCAGCGCCAGCGCCCAGCCAAGCCGCTTGGCCCAGACCCGCCGGCGCCTGCTCGGGTCGGCCCCGGCTTGGGGCGCAGTGTCGGCTTCGCTTGCCATCAAAATGCCTGTCCGAGACTGACATAGACCGCAACCGGACTGTCGAACTCATCGGGGTTGAGCGGCACGCCGACATCGACCCGGATCGGGCCGAAGCTGGTCTTGTAGCGGATGCCCACGCCTGCACCGACCCGGATCACGCCAAAATCGGGGGTCGAGCTGGTCGAGACCGACCCGGCATCGACGAACGGGACGACTTCGAGCGCGCCGTCGAAAAATCCGGTCTCGATCCGGGCTTCGAGCGACAGCTCGACCAGCGAGCGGCCGCCGATCGGTTCGGCATCGTCGTCGCGCGGACCGATTGCCTGAAACCCGTAGCCGCGCACCGAGCCGCCGCCGCCGGCGTAGAGCCTGCGCGACGGAGCGATATCGAACGTGTCCGCGCCGACGATGCTCGAAACATGCGCCCTCCCGGCGAGAACGGTGCTGCCGACCGACTGGTAGTAGCGCGCATCGGCCCCGCCCCTGACATAGAAGCTGGTCACCCCCTGCGAGCGCGAGACATCGGGTGCGAGCGAACCGGTCAGCCGGAAGCCGCGCGTCGGATCGAGCAGGTCGTCGCTGCTGTCGAGGGTCGCGCGGCCGAACAGTCCGCCGATCAGATATTCCTGTCGCGGCGCCGCGTCGGCGACGAAGGTTGCGTTGCGTTCGTCGCTCCACAGCACTTCGGCCCCGACCGCCCAGCTGAGCGGCTTCTGGTACAGCAGGTTCGAGATCCGTTCGAACGTGCCGCGCAGCGCCACCGTGCGTGCCTCGATCGCCTCGGTATCGAGATCGCTGGCATAGGCGTCCACCGTCAGCACCTGGTCGCGCGCGCGGAAATTGTTGCGGCGATAGGCAATGCTGGCGAGCTGTTCGCGGGTGCCGAGGATACCGCGCAACCTCAGCGCGCCTTCGGGCGGGAACAGGTTGCGATGCTCCCAGCTCGCCTCGATCCGCGCGCCTTCTTCGGTACCATAGCCGATCGCGCCGGCGATGGTGCGCAGCGGCGCCTGCTCCATCGTCACGTCGAGCGCGACCTCGCCCGGCCGGCCAGCTTCGGGCGGCGCCACTTCGCGCGGCTCGATCGCCACGCTCGAAACCAGCCCGGTGGCCAGGATCGCGCGGCGCAGGTCGGTTTCGAGACTGCGTTGGTAGGTGTCGCCCGGATCGAACCGCGCGATCCGCCCGAGATGCCTGCCCGACAGGAATTCGGGCCGATTGCTCACGACTTCACCGAACACGTATTTGCCGTTCGGATCGACCGGCATGGTCAGGTCGCCTTCGATCCTTGCGTGGTCGATCAGCAATTCGGGTTCGGACAGGGTCGCAAACGGATATCCGCTCTCGCCCAGCTCGGTGTCGAGCGCGGATCGCTGCGCGACGATCCGGTCGGCATAAAGCGGATCGCCCGACCGGATGGCGAAGGTGGCGCGCAGGCTCTCGCCATCGGGATCGGGAAGCGCGCCGAGCGCGCCGAGATCGATCGCGCCGAATGCGTAGCGCGGACCGGGGATGACATCGAAGCGGACCCGGGGATCGGATTCGGGATCGCTGCCGACGCGCGATTGTTCGCGCCGTCCGCCCGAAAGCTGGC
The Erythrobacter sp. JK5 DNA segment above includes these coding regions:
- a CDS encoding translocation/assembly module TamB domain-containing protein; the protein is MASEADTAPQAGADPSRRRRVWAKRLGWALALVLLPIVLVAGFLSSPIGKRFVADQIAQVAPASGLRFEVGRIEGDIYGTAVLYDVILRDPKGEFLTIPEVALDWRPLAWLWSGLDIRELSVRRGRLSRLPELLPGDPDAPLLPDFDIRVDRLAIEDLTIASGVATEGAQRVNLGARIDIRSGRALIEADGELGSRDTVSLLLDAEPDGDRFDLALDYNAPAGGVIAGLTGLDMGYRAQIEGDGTWSRWLGHALVTRYAPGTRSINGERVAGFRLTNRAGTYGLLGQVSPRIDQDGLTRRAVGDALSLVAQGTLEESVFEGQLVAISDTLAARGRGAIDLAGNRFDAFETVLRLRDPDLLGGGIALANARIEAELDGLFRDLTIPHRLTTSQLAIGTITVDDLSQRGTATFREGVLTLPLDAETSRVSTGVELVDAQLERGTLDGTLNLADGKLTVDGARVSFPGLDARLTLRGDTGTGVYAVAGPIEARGLALEGIGRATGNAKLLAKFGSDIPWTLRANVAGRLSDVTNATVANVAGQQLRFRGAFGMGGDQPIVLRDVSLDSERLQATLDSQIRGEVTTLAGRGRHSEYGPFTIDATIEGSGPRAVLVLADPLPAAGLSDVRIAIAPSDDGFALDVAGGSLLGPFEGALGLVLPSDAPTRIDIARLDVFRTSVSGALTLGEAGISGDLALAGGGLDGRLALAPSSAGAQGFELTATARNARFEGPTPLSLAKADIFARGRFGSGRSQVFADIDGTGLDYGSLSIASFAAKAAIEDGRGSVLGSIAGRRSDRFALKFDGDIAPERIALLARGEFAGRSITMPRRAVLTPLEAGGYRLAPTQIGFARGFAIFEGTLGGPTTAIEARIAEMPLRLADLAVSDLGFGGRLSGIVTYRQAGDGPPTGSARLKIDDFSRAGILLSSRPIDVLTVVDLGPDRLTAGARLAEDGRRLGRLDARITGLGGGSDLAGRIMRGRLNATLAYDGNAEALWRLSGVDTFDLTGPLAVTANATGTLNNPRLGGTLASENLRLQSAITGTDISAITARGRFAGSRLQLTRFAGTPRGGGSVSGSGTIDLSQMSAERGPQLDIRVAARNAKILDTAGLDTTVTGPLRIVSNGAGGTIAGRVQVNSAFWQLGTAAEDMSLPQIATREVNRTDGGAATVRSGRASPWRYLVDARARRRIEVDGLGLDSEWAADIQLRGTVDDPRLGGEARLVRGAYSFAGARFELTRGRIRFNLNEPIDPQLDIAAETNRNGADVTVTITGRSQAPRIALSSEPPLPEEEILAQLLFGSSVTSLAATDAVQLAAALAALQGGSGLDPIGQLRRSIGLDQLRIVSADPALGRSTGVALGKYLGNKVYIELVTDGQGYSATRLEYRVTRWLALLGTVSTIGRDSVAAEISRDY
- a CDS encoding autotransporter assembly complex family protein, producing the protein MPAAIVAAQEPPRTLEDLIPDSAVENPEEWAEQGVEDAPQQPEPEPIEEAVDEVEADVEAALDQAARADSGTIALPDDVPLPEPLEPDPEVTALAEIDAPDLMELPDLAEVEISSELVLAFPTDPTLFPEREEFVRRFSALSTIEALDADEDTLPQLAARARADEELLTETLRTYGYYNGEVIRQLSGGRREQSRVGSDPESDPRVRFDVIPGPRYAFGAIDLGALGALPDPDGESLRATFAIRSGDPLYADRIVAQRSALDTELGESGYPFATLSEPELLIDHARIEGDLTMPVDPNGKYVFGEVVSNRPEFLSGRHLGRIARFDPGDTYQRSLETDLRRAILATGLVSSVAIEPREVAPPEAGRPGEVALDVTMEQAPLRTIAGAIGYGTEEGARIEASWEHRNLFPPEGALRLRGILGTREQLASIAYRRNNFRARDQVLTVDAYASDLDTEAIEARTVALRGTFERISNLLYQKPLSWAVGAEVLWSDERNATFVADAAPRQEYLIGGLFGRATLDSSDDLLDPTRGFRLTGSLAPDVSRSQGVTSFYVRGGADARYYQSVGSTVLAGRAHVSSIVGADTFDIAPSRRLYAGGGGSVRGYGFQAIGPRDDDAEPIGGRSLVELSLEARIETGFFDGALEVVPFVDAGSVSTSSTPDFGVIRVGAGVGIRYKTSFGPIRVDVGVPLNPDEFDSPVAVYVSLGQAF